The following proteins are co-located in the Pelecanus crispus isolate bPelCri1 chromosome 5, bPelCri1.pri, whole genome shotgun sequence genome:
- the DES gene encoding desmin, translating to MSQSYSSSQRVSSYRRTFGGASPVFSRASFGGKGSSGSSVTSRVYQVSRTSAVPSLSSFRTTRVTPLRSYQSAYQGAGELLDFSLADAMNQEFLQTRTNEKVELQELNDRFANYIEKVRFLEQQNALMVAEVNRLRGKEPTRVAEMYEEELRELRRQVDLLTSQRARVEVERDNLLDDLQKLKQRLQEEIQLKEEAENNLAAFRADVDAATLARIDLERRIESLQEEIAFLKKVHEEDLLNVKMALDVEIATYRKLLEGEENRISIPMHQTFASALNFRETSPEQRGSEVHTKKTVMIKTIETRDGEVVSEATQQQHEVL from the exons ATGAGCCAGTCCTACTCCTCCAGCCAGCGGGTCTCTTCCTACCGCCGCACTTTCGGCGGTGCCTCCCCGGTCTTCTCCCGCGCCTCCTTCGGGGGCAAGGGCAGCAGCGGCAGCTCTGTCACCTCCCGTGTCTACCAGGTGTCCCGCACCTCGGCCGTCCCCAGCCTGTCCAGCTTCCGCACCACCCGCGTGACACCCCTGCGCTCCTACCAAAGCGCCTACCAAGGTGCCGGCGAGCTGCTGGACTTCAGCCTGGCCGATGCCATGAACCAGGAGTTCCTCCAGACCCGCACTAATGAGAAggtggagctgcaggagctcaaTGACCGCTTTGCCAACTATATTGAGAAGGTGCGCTTCTTGGAGCAGCAGAATGCCCTCATGGTGGCTGAGGTGAACCGCCTGCGGGGCAAGGAGCCCACCCGCGTGGCCGAGATGTACGAGGAGGAGCTGCGGGAGCTCCGGCGCCAGGTGGACCTGCTCACCAGCCAGCGGGCTCGTGTCGAAGTCGAGCGCGACAACCTGCTTGATGACCTGCAGAAGCTCAAGCAGAG GCTGCAAGAGGAGAtccagctgaaggaggaggCTGAGAACAACCTGGCTGCTTTCAGAGCC gATGTGGACGCGGCCACGCTGGCACGCATCGACCTGGAAAGACGCATCGAGTCCCTGCAGGAGGAGATCGCCTTCCTCAAGAAGGTGCACGAAGAG GACCTGCTCAATGTCAAGATGGCCCTGGATGTGGAGATCGCCACGTACCGCAAGCTGCTGGAGGGCGAGGAGAACCG GATCAGCATCCCCATGCACCAGACCTTCGCCTCCGCACTCAATTTCCGAG AGACCAGCCCAGAGCAGCGTGGCTCCGAGGTGCACACCAAAAAGACCGTCATGATCAAAACCATCGAAACCCGCGATGGGGAG GTGGTGAGCGAGGCgacccagcagcagcatgaagtGCTGTAA